GCCCGAGGGCCGCGGCTGGAAAAAGCACCAGAAACATCAGCACCACGAGCGCAAGGAAGAATACTGGGACGGCAACTGCAAGGTAGAGCGCAAGTGGAAGCGCAATGGCGACTACGAAGAGGAGCGCAAGTGTAAGGCCCGCCGCGACTACGGCAGCCATCACCACAATGACCACGGCTCCCGCGTGGTCGTTCTGCCGCCCTGGTTCGACCAGCGGGCACAGGAACCCGAATACCGCCCCGAGTGGCAACCGGCCCCACAGACCACCAGTACCCGCTGCAATAGCGAACAGGTCGGGAATGTACTGGGTGGCCTGATTGGCGGCGTGATCGGGCATCAGATTGGCGATGGCCGCGGCAACACTGCAGCCACCATCGGCGGTGCCATTGCCGGGGTGTTGGTCGGCGGCAAGATCGGCCGGCAGATGGACCAGCGCAACCAGGCCTGTGTAGGCCAGGCGCTGGAGTTCGCCCCGGAAGGCCAGCGTATTACCTGGCAGAACCAGGGCACCGGCATGAATTACGCAGTCACTCCCGGCGCTTTTGAGCAGCGCGGCGACCAGTACTGCCGCTCCTTTGTGACCGAGATTCTGGGTAACAACAGCCAGCGTACCCAGGACGTGGCCTGTCGCCGCCAGGACGGTACCTGGGTGCCTCAACGGTGATACCCGCAACAGCTGCCGGCAAAAACGGGAATAGGCGGGGCTAGTGTGGTGTAACGAACTAATTGTGCTTATCAGCGGGCCGCTAAGCGGCCAGATGTAAGGCGCACTTGCGCTGGCGTAGTCATTCTACATCAAGCAAGTGCAACGCAGCAGATGGCTGCTTAGCGGCCCGCCCGAAGGGAGCCCCCCAAATCGCCCACAGCTGCGTTGCCGCTCTTGGAAAGGGCCCGCCATTCCCTGCGAGCGGCGCCTTACTGTGAACAATTTGGGGGGCTCTGATATGCACAATTAGTTCGTTACACCACACTAGGAAGTCCGGCCCGAATTGGGCGAATGCACTTCTTGTTGTTGGTATGGCACAATCGTCTTCCGCGTGACACAGATCACACTAGTGATCTCACAACAATAAACACGGAAGACTCCCATGTCATGGACCAAATCCAACATGGCTGCCGGTGCTGCCTGGGGCATTCTGGCACATCAGGAAGTGGCGCAAATCAATCCTGAGCTCACGCCCTTTGCCGACGCCGGCAGCTATTCCCTGGCAATGCTGCGCTACTACAACCCCCAGGCCTCAGCGGAACATCGGGAAATCAAGGCAATAACCCTCACCGATAAATTTACCGCTTATCTGTTTCACTTTTACCGCCCCGCCATCGAAAACCTTTCCACAGAGGAAGATCGCACGCTGCGCCTGAAAAAGCTGGAAGAGAAACTGATAGCGCTTTTCAAAGCGCCGGAAGGTAAAACCCTGGACGATCTGGCGCAACTGCTGGACGCGCAGCTGATGTTTGCCGATGAGGTGCAAGATGGAGTGGAA
The Microbulbifer celer DNA segment above includes these coding regions:
- a CDS encoding glycine zipper 2TM domain-containing protein yields the protein MKYLTTALVALLCGSLSSSLFAEPPEGRGWKKHQKHQHHERKEEYWDGNCKVERKWKRNGDYEEERKCKARRDYGSHHHNDHGSRVVVLPPWFDQRAQEPEYRPEWQPAPQTTSTRCNSEQVGNVLGGLIGGVIGHQIGDGRGNTAATIGGAIAGVLVGGKIGRQMDQRNQACVGQALEFAPEGQRITWQNQGTGMNYAVTPGAFEQRGDQYCRSFVTEILGNNSQRTQDVACRRQDGTWVPQR